The Trichoderma atroviride chromosome 5, complete sequence genome contains a region encoding:
- a CDS encoding uncharacterized protein (EggNog:ENOG41~antiSMASH:Cluster_5.4~TransMembrane:11 (n2-13c20/21o30-50i62-81o87-108i120-144o150-170i222-247o267-287i308-327o333-356i368-389o401-420i)): MITLISPLSSSIFAPAVGNAAEEYGITNSILISLGVSAYLFGYGFGPLFLSPLSEIYGRRIILSLSTSAFVLFQIGCALAPNFSSIIVFRLLSGLGGSGCLTIGGGVVSDLFEAENRGFAMAIFSAGPLFGPVLGPICGGFIAQNIGWRWVFWILTIVGGTLTIFVMIFNRETNPAVIIKHKTERLRKELDRPDLRSYYDDSSKDKSKTAHFIHRLSTPFQLLFRSPIILIVALYIAVVYGCLYLLFTTVTQVFQDVYHWSEQLSGLAYIGLGLGFVAGQVVFGLLSDRILIKLKARNNGVFEPEMRLPLTIPFSFFVPISFFWYGWSVQARTHWIVPIIGLFPFAFGLIGIFGTLQTYAIDSFPRYAASAIAAITVTRSIAGALLPLAGPPMYKALGYGWGNSLLGFVTLALIFMPILFNRVGASLRKASPLLEAAAK; the protein is encoded by the exons ATGATTACTCTAATCAG CCCACTCTCGTCATCTATTTTTGCTCCAGCAGTTGGAAATGCGGCTGAAGAGTATGGCATCACAAACTCGATATTAATATCCTTGGGCGTCAGTGCTTACTTATTTGGCTATGGT TTTGGTCCGTTATTTCTATCGCCACTTAGTGAAATTTACGGACGTCGAATAATTCTTAGTTTGTCGACCTCGGCCTTTGTTCTCTTCCAAATTGGATGCGCTCTTGCTCCCAActtctcttccatcatcgTGTTTCGACTACTCTCGGGTTTGGGAGGATCCGGGTGTCTGACAATTGGAGGAGGTGTTGTATCAGATCTATTCGAGGCCGAAAACCGAGGCTTTGCTATGGCTATATTTTCTGCTGGGCCGCTCTTTGGACCTGTTCTAGGACCGATATGTGGCGGATTCATTGCCCAAAATATTGGGTGGCGATGG GTGTTCTGGATTCTGACGATTGTGGGTGGAACGCTTACCATCTTTGTCATGATCTTCAATCGAGAAACGAATCCGGCCGTTATAATTAAACACAAAACAGAGCGCTTGAGGAAGGAGCTCGATCGTCCTGATCTTCGCAGCTATTATGACGATTCTAGCAAAGATAAGAGCAAAACTGCACATTTTATACACCGCCTATCAACTCCATTTCAGCTGCTGTTTCGATCGCCCATCATCTTGATCGTGGCACTGTATATCGCGGTCGTATATGGCTGCCTATATCTCCTCTTCACTACCGTTACACAAGTTTTCCAAGACGTGTACCACTGGAGCGAACAGCTTAGTGGATTGGCTTACATTGGACTAGGATTGGGATTTGTCGCTGGCCAAGTCGTGTTTGGTCTTTTAAGCGATAGAATCCTCATCAAGCTGAAAGCTCGCAACAATGGTGTCTTTGAGCCCGAAATGCGCCTCCCTCTCACTATCCCATTTTCGTTCTTTGTTCCAATATCATTCTTTTGGTACGGCTGGTCTGTCCAAGCTCGTACTCATTGGATTGTCCCCATCATCGGACTTTTTCCatttgcctttggcttgaTTGGAATCTTTGGGACTTTACAGACTTATGCGATTGACTCTTTTCCTCGCTATGCAGCCTCTGCTATCGCAGCCATTACTGTCACTCGATCTATTGCTGGCgcacttcttcctcttgctgGTCCACCAATGTATAAAGCACTCGGGTATGGCTGGGGTAACTCGCTGCTTGGTTTTGTCACATTAGCGCTGATTTTTATGCCGATTCTTTTTAATCGCGTGGGAGCATCTCTGAGAAAAGCGTCTCCTTTACTAGAGGCCGCGGCGAAGTGA
- a CDS encoding uncharacterized protein (antiSMASH:Cluster_5.4): protein MKVLVGFRDDFGGVGGGVRKMKATALARLKEDLAGEDESKKFIQRLKDRMGISVPDKQNVSFETATEIAGENDASDLPPANPQVDISGLTEIPKSDANIFRPFKVETPEVGLPYRATPFGTSPAPPPGPVSASGPETPSTKGALWGSLWGFHIEEDSSTKELYLHLHISASDAYNHYSPEELRLKDYSI, encoded by the exons ATGAAGGTCTTGGTGGGATTTCGCGATGATTTTGGAGGAGTAGGCGGGGGAGTTCGAAAAATGAAAGCAACGGCCCTGGCTAGACTGAAAGAGGATTTGGCTGGTGAGGACGAGTCTAAGAAATTTATACAGAGGCTCAAGGATAGGATGGGTATATCCGTTCCAGACAAGCAAAACGTCTCCTTTGAGACTGCAACGGAAATCGCAGGAGAGAACGATGCTTCCGATTTGCCCCCTGCCAACCCGCAAGTTGACATTTCCGGTCTGACTGAAATTCCGAAAAGCGATGCGAACATATTTAGACCCTTCAAAGTTGAAACCCCAGAAGTTGGCCTACCATATAGAGCAACTCCATTTGGGACTTCTCCGGCACCTCCACCAGGTCCTGTGTCGGCGTCAGGCCCTGAGACGCCTAGCACCAAAG GTGCCCTTTGGGGATCCCTTTGGGGATTTCACATAGAGGAGGACAGTTCTACCAAGGAACTCTATCTGCATCTTCACATATCAGCCAGTGACGCATACAACCATTACTCTCCGGAAGAACTTCGACTGAAAGATTACAGTATATAA
- a CDS encoding uncharacterized protein (EggNog:ENOG41~SMCOG1169:sugar transport protein~antiSMASH:Cluster_5.4~TransMembrane:9 (n19-31c43/44o67-87i99-118o191-210i275-297o309-330i337-357o369-388i408-428o440-458i)): MAFSFIRQNRFARHFTPRLALSVALIALSTFNYGFDNQGIATSQAMLAYKKQFGDYNPKTNTYAVPTYYLSLLNSLNFIGFAVGLYVGSNISAKYGRRMAMFCMSLWAIMSATVLISATTRGQVLAGRILNYTYIGMELATCPPFQAEIVPAPIRGFAVGTYQTSLLLGGVIINSVCRGTSELTSNAAWRIPMGLFYIVPITVASCVWFIPESPRWLLLQDREEDALRSLQTLRGSDPSYNALEDLEVLRLSLIDEHNQGRYSDLFRGTNRRRTLVAMGMNFFIQATGSPFTAAYGTLFVQSVGSINPFNYSIMSSSINFFSCLVGISITDRIGRRPILMTGSVLQIIWLFTMGGIGTAANPSLAQKKVIVGATALSSASLTFSWDPLNYIVTTELPASRLRDKTQRVASMVNIVTNFLFSFFTPYLLNAPYANLQSKVGFIFGGLAICSFLFAYFCVPEMKGRSLEDINEMFDKEVPTRQFRNYVLEHRVEGKPEIIEMEKVKVKMDKPANIHMP, from the exons ATGGCGTTTTCGTTCATTCGCCAGAACCGATTCGCTCGGCACTTTACCCCTCGTCTGGCCCTTTCTGTGGCTCTAATCGCCTTGTCTACCTTCAACTATGGCTTTGACAACCAAGGTATTGCGACGAGCCAAGCAATGCTTGCGTATAAGAAGCAATTCGGAGACTACAACCCAAAGACCAATACATATGCTGTCCCAACATACTACCTGTCTCTGTTGAATAGCCTCAACTTTATAGGATTTGCCGTTG GTCTTTACgttggcagcaacatcagTGCTAAATATGGCCGTAGAATGGCCATGTTCTGCATGTCCCTCTGGGCAATCATGTCTGCGACTGTCCTCATCTCCGCTACGACAAGGGGGCAGGTACTCGCCGGCCGTATCCTCAATTATACATATATAGGAATGGAACTAGCTACATGTCCCCCATTCCAAGCCGAGATTGTCCCAGCTCCAATCAGAGGATTCGCTGTTGGAACATATCAAACTAGTCTATTACTCGGTGGCGTAATCATCAACAGTGTCTGCCGCGGCACAAGTGAGCTTACGTCCAATGCGGCATGGAGAATCCCAATGGGTCTATTTTACATCGTGCCCATCACGGTGGCATCATGCGTCTGGTTTATTCCAGAGTCTCCCAGATGGCTACTCCTGCAAGATAGAGAGGAAGATGCGCTTCGGTCTCTCCAAACGCTTCGCGGCTCCGATCCATCATACAATGCTCTTGAAGACCTCGAAGTCCTGCGGCTGTCTCTGATCGACGAACATAATCAAGGACGGTATTCGGATCTTTTCCGTGGCACCAATCGGAGGCGTACTCTTGTCGCTATGGGCATGAACTTTTTCATCCAAGCCACAGGATCGCCATTCACTGCTGCGTACGGAACACTCTTCGTACAGTCTGTTGGCTCAATTAATCCATTCAACTATTCCATCATGAGCTCATCCATCAATTTCTTCTCCTGTCTTGTTGGGATTTCCATCACGGATAGAATTGGCCGTCGCCCAATCTTAATGACCGGCTCCGTTCTCCAAATCATCTGGCTATTTACTATGGGGGGCATTGGAACAGCTGCAAATCCTTCTCTTGCGCAAAAGAAAGTCATCGTTGGCGCCACGGCATTGTCGTCAGCCAGTCTGACCTTTAGTTGGGACCCTTTGAACTACATTGTCACAACAGAGCTTCCAGCATCAAGACTCCGTGATAAGACCCAAAGAGTTGCCTCTATGGTTAATATTGTAACTAA ctttctcttttccttcttcactccATACTTACTCAACGCCCCGTATGCGAATTTGCAGTCCAAAGTAGGATTCATATTCGGGGGGCTGGCTATATGCTCGTTCCTATTTGCATACTTCTGTGTTCCTGAGATGAAGGGGAGGAGCTTGGAGGATATTAACGAAATGTTTGACAAAGAAGTACCAACGAGACAGTTTAGGAATTACGTGTTGGAGCACAGGGTAGAAGGCAAACCAGAAATCattgagatggagaaggtCAAGGTCAAAATGGACAAACCTGCAAATATCCATATGCCATAG
- a CDS encoding uncharacterized protein (SECRETED:SignalP(1-18)~antiSMASH:Cluster_5.4~MEROPS:MER0005329), with protein sequence MRFSSALQAAALLGLTSGRSVPGNHVVHEKRAVPRSSLHKRVSPDVVLPVRVGLKQNARALEQAEDWLMEVSHPGSSMYGKHWSPDEIIEAFKPTDEAIETVAAWLTKAGISKERITHSDNKVWLAFDATTEEVESLLHTEYFHDDQDRALVAAHEYHLPSHVSEHVDYITPGVKGTFMELRRRDKRALNAESERKSRRRQQHMKPLPDLPKSWSSSDLSTCDQVITPECLQALYDFKAPSPNAKVSKNNSLGIFEEGDYYAQQDFDKFFAQYFPNVPKGTHPILNSIDGGKAPVPVADAGGESNLDFELAYPIIYPQTTTLYQTDDTFYATSNASTAGGIFNTFFDAIDGSYCTYSAFGETGNDPKLDPKYPDPNAGGYKGKLMCGVYKPTNVITISYGVQESDLPAYYQQRQCNEFLKLGLQGVSIFVASGDTGVGGYPGETQSDFYGCLRDDDVFSPTQPNSCPWLTNVGATKVYPGKTVHDPESAVFDPSPSFNFSSGGGFSNIFPVPKYQQGAVSSYFENYNPPYPYYTDGNYENSTGIYNRNGRGIPDVAANGDNIAVWVGGQQGTSGGTSASSPIFASLVNRIVEERIKVGKGPLGFINPTLYSNPGVLNDITNGTNPGCGTLGFNATKGWDPVTGLGTPNYPKMLDLFLSLP encoded by the exons ATGCGCTTCTCTTCAGCCCttcaggctgctgctctgctgggTTTGACATCAGGCCGCTCTGTCCCAGGAAATCACGTCGTCCACGAGAAACGAGCTGTGCCGCGCTCAAGCTTGCATAAACGCGTTTCGCCCGATGTTGTGCTTCCCGTCCGAGTAGGCCTGAAACAAAATGCTAGGGCCCTGGAACAGGCAGAGGATTGGCTGATGGAGGTGTCCCATCCCGGTTCTTCCATGTATGGAAAGCATTGGAGCCCAGATGAAATCATTGAGGCTTTCAAGCCTACCGATGAGGCCATTGAGACAGTGGCCGCTTGGTTGACCAAAGCTGGAATCTCCAAAGAAAGAATTACTCACAGCGACAACAAAGTATGGCTAGCATTCGATGCCACGACGGAAGAAGTGGAGAGTTTACTGCATACTGAATACTTCCATGATGACCAAGACCGGGCTTTAGTCGCTGCTCACGAGTatcatcttccaagccaTGTTTCGGAACATGTCGATTATATCACCCCCGGAGTCAAGGGAACATTCATGGAGCTCCGccgaagagacaagagagcGCTCAACGCCGAGTCCGAGCGCAAAtctcgccgtcgccaacaGCATATGAAGCCCTTGCCTGACCTACCAAAAAGCTGGTCATCAAGCGATCTCTCAACTTGTGATCAAGTCATAACACCCGAATGCTTGCAAGCACTTTATGACTTCAAGGCACCTAGCCCTAACGCGAAAGTTAGCAAGAATAACTCTCTTGGCATCTTCGAAGAAGGCGACTACTATGCGCAGCAAGACTTTGACAAATTTTTTGCTCAATATTTTCCCAACGTTCCCAAGGGCACTCATCCGATTTTGAACTCAATCGACGGTGGCAAAGCCCCTGTACCAGTGGCCGACGCTGGTGGTGAAAGCAATCTCGATTTTGAGCTCGCATATCCCATCATCTACCCGCAGACCACAACGCTCTATCAGACTGATGATACTTTCTATGCCACCTCTAACGCTTCCACAGCCGGTGGAATCTTCAACACCTTCTTCGATGCTATCGACGGCTCCTACTGTACCTACTCGGCTTTTGGAGAGACAGGCAACGATCCCAAGCTGGATCCCAAATATCCCGATCCGAATGCCGGTGGCTACAAAGGCAAATTGATGTGCGGAGTTTATAAGCCTACCAACGTCATCACTATCTCGTACGGTGTGCAAGAGAGCGACCTCCCAGCTTACTACCAGCAGCGTCAGTGCAACGAGTTTTTGAAACTTGGTCTGCAGGGCGTTTCCATCTTCGTTGCCAGCGGCGATACCGGAGTTGGTGGATATCCTGGAGAGACCCAATCAGACTTCTATGGATGCTTACGCGACGACGACGTGTTCTCACCTACCCAGCCAAACAGCTGCCCGTGGTTGACCAACGTTGGAGCCACCAAGGTCTACCCCGGCAAGACTGTCCACGACCCAGAGAGCGCTGTCTTTGATCCCAGCCCGTCATTCAACTTTAGCAGCGGTGGT GGCTTCTCCAACATTTTCCCCGTTCCCAAATACCAGCAGGGAGCCGTTAGCAGCTACTTCGAGAACTACAACCCACCGTACCCGTACTACACGGACGGAAACTACGAGAACAGCACAGGCATCTACAACCGTAACGGCCGAGGTATTCCTGATGTGGCTGCCAACGGCGACAATATTGCAGTCTGGGTCGGCGGTCAACAAGGAACATCTGGTGGCACTTCTGCGTCATCTCCCATTTTCGCGTCACTCGTCAACCGTATTGTTGAAGAGCGCATTAAAGTCGGCAAGGGACCATTGGGCTTCATTAACCCAACGTTGTACTCTAACCCAGGAGTTTTGAACGATATCACCAATGGAACCAATCCTGGCTGCGGTACTCTTGGATTCAACGCTACGAAGGGGTGGGATCCTGTTACAGGGCTGGGTACACCAAACTACCCGAAGATGCTGGATTTGTTCTTAAGCTTGCCTTGA
- a CDS encoding uncharacterized protein (EggNog:ENOG41~antiSMASH:Cluster_5.4), with amino-acid sequence MQPEVGINMARERACDACAARKVKCDRGLPCRRCQSLSIQCVAERKRLKAGPKGPWAQRKREALLNKRMAMEKAMINRKSPIPISDGNATYQQPSTQPHIYPSLNRIPFAVFDHYLGLYQQALYPVWPVVNIEKLLYRLQDSTDIEAYALAAAVSAVTIAQLKLSSDETFGRFEGDDGAFMAAEAFRARNEMDHLEHPSLSVLLSSFFLHVSSANRGYIRKGAMLLREAVTFAQMLGLDKAMHYSGLPKLEAQLHLRVIWLLFVTERGHTTRFDFPRILQLDPELPELEVDENPPILFAFISLSKLFQSFARAMDGDGTCQTQEYFASMHDRLREVSQASHNSTDLQRADFLLTQQWMRVVLWKTSMYYINLSSDATDEGLSICFPNRVARNVARNIDLFPPVCHRGTWSWNGNEAVRGGNVSSRYFTVSAIEL; translated from the exons ATGCAGCCTGAAGTGGGAATTAATATGGCTCGCGAACGGGCCTGCGATGCGTGCGCAGCTCGAAAAGTGAAGTGTGATCGCGGGCTGCCGTGCAGACGCTGCCAAAGCCTGTCGATCCAATGTGTGGCCGAGAGAAAGCGGCTGAAGGCCGGGCCCAAGGGGCCATGGGCTCAGAGGAAACGAGAGGCGCTGTTGAATAAACgaatggcgatggagaaggcgatgatCAACAGAAAGTCTCCAATTCCGATATCTGATGGCAACGCGACTTATCAACAACCGTCGACTCAGCCTCATATTTACCCTAGCTTGAACCGCATTCCATTCGCGGTATTTGACCATTATCTCGGCCTTTATCAGCAAGCTCTATATCCCGTTTGGCCAGTCGTGAATATAGAGAAGTTGCTGTATCGACTACAAGACTCTACTGATATCGAAGCATATGCCCTTGCCGCAGCAGTCAGTGCAGTCACAATTGCACAGCTCAAACTTTCGTCTGATGAGACCTTTGGTCGCTTTGAGGGTGACGATGGCGCGTTCATGGCTGCTGAAGCTTTCAGAGCGAGGAACGAAATGGATCATCTAGAGCATCCATCTCTAAGTGTCTTGCTGTCATCGTTCTTTTTGCATGTGTCGAGTGCAAACCGCGGCTATATCCGAAAAGGGGCGATGCTGTTACGTGAAGCCGTCACATTTGCGCAGATGCTGGGCCTGGATAAAGCGATGCATTATTCTGGACTGCCTAAACTTGAAGctcaacttcatcttcgGGTTATATGGTTACTATTTGTGACGGAGAG AGGACATACTACCCGGTTCGATTTCCCTAGGATATTACAACTTGACCCCGAGTTACCTGAGCTAGAAGTAGATGAAAACCCTCCAATCTTATTCGCCTTCATTAGCCTAAGCAAACTTTTCCAGAGCTTTGCTCGTGCGATGGATGGCGACGGGACTTGCCAGACGCAGGAATATTTCGCATCTATGCATGACCGCTTGCGAGAGGTCAGCCAGGCTTCTCACAATTCCACCGACTTACAGAGGGCAGACTTCCTCCTGACACAGCAGTGGATGAGAGTCGTTTTATGGAAAACGTCCATGTACTACATCAACCTTTCATCCGACGCGACAGATGAAGGCCTTAGTATTTGCTTTCCGAATCGGGTCGCACGAAATGTAGCCCGAAATATAGACCTGTTCCCCCCGGTCTGTCATCGAGGCACATGGTCTTGGAATG GAAATGAAGCTGTTCGAGGTGGCAATGTCTCTAGCCGATATTTTACTGTGTCTGCCATCGAACTTTGA
- a CDS encoding uncharacterized protein (antiSMASH:Cluster_5.4), protein MAPKKNILLVIADDMGKSLGCYGDTTISTPSIDQLAAEGTLFDNAFASTASCSGSRSVIYTGLHTHQNGQYGLQHSNHHFLTFDHIETAPKLFRTFGYLTGIIGKIHVGPDNVYPWEVQRESPSRDVAWVAKEADSFFQSAKEDPRPFFLTVGFMDPHRDSTRGGFGNGDDSVSGPDATYDPAKITVPSFLNDIPEVRQEMAEYYRSVGRVDRGFGLIMKALKSAGLDNDTLVVLTSDNGPPFLNSKTTLYDAGVRLPLIIRRPKGKPAVKNPNLISFIDILPTFIDWAGQSPTATSMSNSPPRPGRSFLPIIDETSIHDDWSRVFGSHTFHEVTNYYPTRFLRTARYKYHRNIAWKLDFPFSTDLYASLSWEGIRNSQFPIKVGERPLEAYIRRPPEELYDMQQDPREVQNLADRPEYKELLLGYRQELEAWQRLTQDAWLVRDGVSLSEMQGHIDAGLQIPDRFDFDLAAPGNKTL, encoded by the coding sequence ATGGCaccaaagaaaaatattCTTCTCGTCATCGCCGACGACATGGGCAAGTCGCTCGGCTGCTATGGCGATACCACGATATCAACGCCTAGCATTGATCAATTAGCCGCAGAAGGCACGTTATTCGACAACGCTTTCGCCAGTACAGCCTCTTGCAGCGGGAGCAGATCCGTCATCTATACTGGGCTCCATACGCACCAGAACGGGCAATATGGGCTGCAGCACAGCAACCATCATTTCTTGACCTTTGACCATATCGAGACTGCTCCCAAGCTTTTCCGGACCTTTGGCTACCTCACTGGCATTATTGGAAAGATTCACGTTGGTCCAGATAATGTATACCCATGGGAAGTGCAAAGAGAAAGCCCAAGTCGAGATGTGGCTTGGGTTGCCAAGGAAGCCGATTCATTCTTTCAATCAGCAAAGGAGGATCCTCGTCCCTTTTTCCTCACAGTCGGATTCATGGATCCTCACCGAGACTCGACTCGTGGAGGATTCGGCAACGGCGACGACAGCGTATCGGGACCAGATGCGACCTATGACCCTGCAAAAATTACAGTACCTAGCTTTCTCAATGATATCCCTGAAGTCCGCCAAGAAATGGCAGAGTACTATCGTTCCGTCGGTCGGGTGGACAGAGGATTTGGCTTGATCATGAAAGCTTTGAAGAGCGCTGGTTTGGACAACGACACGCTTGTTGTCCTGACAAGCGACAACGGACCACCTTTTCTCAACTCAAAGACTACTCTCTACGATGCGGGTGTGAGATTGCCTCTCATTATACGGCGGCCAAAAGGAAAACCTGCAGTGAAAAATCCAAATCTCATTTCATTCATCGACATCTTACCGACATTCATCGATTGGGCTGGACAAAGCCCTACTGCAACTTCGATGTCAAACTCTCCACCTCGGCCAGGCCGTTCATTTCTTCCCATCATTGACGAAACTAGTATACATGATGATTGGTCTAGAGTATTCGGATCCCATACTTTCCATGAGGTCACAAACTACTATCCCACAAGATTTTTGCGCACAGCGAGATACAAATATCATCGCAACATTGCCTGGAAGCTCGACTTCCCCTTCTCAACCGATCTTTATGCCTCTCTGTCATGGGAGGGAATTCGCAATTCGCAATTCCCAATAAAGGTTGGGGAGCGACCATTGGAGGCATACATCCGCCGGCCTCCCGAAGAGCTGTATGATATGCAACAAGACCCGAGGGAGGTGCAAAATCTCGCGGATCGCCCGGAATACAAAGAACTACTCTTGGGGTATCGCCAAGAGCTAGAGGCTTGGCAGCGACTAACGCAGGATGCGTGGCTGGTTCGAGATGGAGTGTCGTTGTCGGAGATGCAAGGACACATAGACGCTGGGTTGCAGATTCCAGATCGTTTCGATTTTGACCTTGCAGCACCCGGAAATAAGACGCTATAG